From a region of the Helianthus annuus cultivar XRQ/B chromosome 5, HanXRQr2.0-SUNRISE, whole genome shotgun sequence genome:
- the LOC110941647 gene encoding putative beta-glucosidase 17 isoform X2 — protein sequence MIFLFFFLVNSAPAPLVEATSNGNGGSVFEETRIKRSDFPSGFLFGTATSAYQVEGAYLEDGKSLSNWDVFCHSVGCAENGENGDIADDHYHMFLRDIELMHSLGIQAYRFSISWARILPRGRFGEVNRAGIMFYNKIIENLILKGIVPFVTIHHVDLPQELEDRYGSWLNPEMQEEFIYLAKTCFKSFGDRVKYWITINEPKLVAEHAYQTGLFPPSRCSEPFGNCLDGNSDVEPIIAMHNMLLAHGKAAKLYHEYFQPQQGGSIGITVHGYMYEPLTDSELDHQAAKRAMAFSLGWTLDPSIFGDYPEELQKYLGTNLPNFSIDEKNFMKDSIDFIGINHYSTSYAKDCTNSSCSATWNRAIKAFVEIVGERDGVPIGELTGVEGSYVVPRGMEEIVNLIKIRYNNKPMFVTENVRFVCMLSIFELGVSLEAASLSTMIGVRFAYISPSPDPTNRFCYWWDLLDTVVVVVVVVVVVVVVVSRYVSHLKLGWNKFVTNFLEATSSRKKW from the exons atgatttttctcttcttctttctcgTTAATTCTGCTCCTGCACCACTTGTTGAAGCCACCAGTAATGGCAATGGAGGATCCGTATTTGAAGAGACCCGAATCAAAAGATCCGATTTTCCTTCCGGGTTTCTGTTCGGAACAGCCACTTCTGCATACCAA GTTGAAGGAGCCTATCTTGAAGACGGAAAATCCTTAAGCAACTGGGATGTTTTTTGCCACTCTGTAG GCTGTGCAGAAAATGGAGAGAATGGAGATATTGCAGATGATCATTATCATATGTTCTTG AGAGACATTGAGTTGATGCACTCCCTTGGCATACAAGCATACAGATTTTCGATATCTTGGGCTAGAATTCTTCCAA GAGGAAGGTTTGGTGAAGTTAACCGTGCAGGCATCATGTTCTATAACAAGATCATAGAAAATTTGATTCTCAAAG GAATTGTACCATTTGTGACGATTCACCATGTAGACCTTCCTCAAGAACTTGAAGACAGATATGGTTCTTGGCTAAACCCTGAAATGCA GGAAGAGTTTATATATTTAGCAAAAACATGTTTCAAATCTTTTGGAGACCGAGTGAAGTATTGGATCACCATAAATGAACCTAAATTAGTCGCAGAACATGCTTACCAAACGGGACTTTTTCCACCATCGCGTTGTTCAGAACCTTTTGGAAACTGTCTTGACGGGAATTCAGATGTCGAGCCTATCATCGCTATGCACAACATGTTGTTGGCCCATGGCAAGGCAGCCAAGCTATATCATGAATATTTCCAG CCTCAACAAGGTGGCTCAATTGGTATCACTGTTCACGGTTACATGTATGAACCACTAACGGATAGTGAACTTGATCATCAAGCTGCCAAAAGGGCAATGGCTTTTAGTTTGGGCTG GACACTTGATCCCTCCATATTTGGAGACTACCCGGAAGAACTCCAGAAATATCTTGGAACAAATTTACCAAATTTCTCCATTGATGAAAAGAATTTTATGAAGGATAGTATAGATTTTATTGGCATCAACCATTATTCAACTTCATATGCTAAGGATTGTACTAATTCTAGTTGCTCTGCGACTTGGAACCGTGCAATCAAAGCTTTTGTGGAGATAGTTGGAGAGCGTGACGGCGTGCCTATTGGTGAACTT ACAGGGGTAGAAGGATCCTATGTTGTCCCTAGAGGCATGGAAGAGATTGTCAACCTTATCAAGATTCGATACAATAACAAGCCCATGTTTGTTACTGAAAATG TTCGGTTTGTTTGCATGTTGTCTATTTTCGAGCTgggggtctctctggaagcagcctctctatccacAATGATAGGGGTAAGGTTTGCCTACATCTCACCCTCCCCGGATCCTACGAATCGcttttgctattggtgggatttactggatacggttgttgttgttgttgttgttgttgttgttgttgttgttgttgttagtaGATATGTCAGCCACTTGAAGCTTGGTTGGAACAAATTTGTAACTAACTTTCTCGAAGCGACTAGTTCCCGTAAAAAGTGGTAA
- the LOC110941647 gene encoding beta-glucosidase 18 isoform X1, which translates to MIFLFFFLVNSAPAPLVEATSNGNGGSVFEETRIKRSDFPSGFLFGTATSAYQVEGAYLEDGKSLSNWDVFCHSVGCAENGENGDIADDHYHMFLRDIELMHSLGIQAYRFSISWARILPRGRFGEVNRAGIMFYNKIIENLILKGIVPFVTIHHVDLPQELEDRYGSWLNPEMQEEFIYLAKTCFKSFGDRVKYWITINEPKLVAEHAYQTGLFPPSRCSEPFGNCLDGNSDVEPIIAMHNMLLAHGKAAKLYHEYFQPQQGGSIGITVHGYMYEPLTDSELDHQAAKRAMAFSLGWTLDPSIFGDYPEELQKYLGTNLPNFSIDEKNFMKDSIDFIGINHYSTSYAKDCTNSSCSATWNRAIKAFVEIVGERDGVPIGELTGVEGSYVVPRGMEEIVNLIKIRYNNKPMFVTENGYSSLDLQEQRVNELTDDVKRIEYHSKYLAYLAKSIREGADVRGYFAWSFLDSYEWLKGYKVRFGLHYVDRQTLIRTPKLSARWYKNFLINNTHLAHKKTSTLYTVS; encoded by the exons atgatttttctcttcttctttctcgTTAATTCTGCTCCTGCACCACTTGTTGAAGCCACCAGTAATGGCAATGGAGGATCCGTATTTGAAGAGACCCGAATCAAAAGATCCGATTTTCCTTCCGGGTTTCTGTTCGGAACAGCCACTTCTGCATACCAA GTTGAAGGAGCCTATCTTGAAGACGGAAAATCCTTAAGCAACTGGGATGTTTTTTGCCACTCTGTAG GCTGTGCAGAAAATGGAGAGAATGGAGATATTGCAGATGATCATTATCATATGTTCTTG AGAGACATTGAGTTGATGCACTCCCTTGGCATACAAGCATACAGATTTTCGATATCTTGGGCTAGAATTCTTCCAA GAGGAAGGTTTGGTGAAGTTAACCGTGCAGGCATCATGTTCTATAACAAGATCATAGAAAATTTGATTCTCAAAG GAATTGTACCATTTGTGACGATTCACCATGTAGACCTTCCTCAAGAACTTGAAGACAGATATGGTTCTTGGCTAAACCCTGAAATGCA GGAAGAGTTTATATATTTAGCAAAAACATGTTTCAAATCTTTTGGAGACCGAGTGAAGTATTGGATCACCATAAATGAACCTAAATTAGTCGCAGAACATGCTTACCAAACGGGACTTTTTCCACCATCGCGTTGTTCAGAACCTTTTGGAAACTGTCTTGACGGGAATTCAGATGTCGAGCCTATCATCGCTATGCACAACATGTTGTTGGCCCATGGCAAGGCAGCCAAGCTATATCATGAATATTTCCAG CCTCAACAAGGTGGCTCAATTGGTATCACTGTTCACGGTTACATGTATGAACCACTAACGGATAGTGAACTTGATCATCAAGCTGCCAAAAGGGCAATGGCTTTTAGTTTGGGCTG GACACTTGATCCCTCCATATTTGGAGACTACCCGGAAGAACTCCAGAAATATCTTGGAACAAATTTACCAAATTTCTCCATTGATGAAAAGAATTTTATGAAGGATAGTATAGATTTTATTGGCATCAACCATTATTCAACTTCATATGCTAAGGATTGTACTAATTCTAGTTGCTCTGCGACTTGGAACCGTGCAATCAAAGCTTTTGTGGAGATAGTTGGAGAGCGTGACGGCGTGCCTATTGGTGAACTT ACAGGGGTAGAAGGATCCTATGTTGTCCCTAGAGGCATGGAAGAGATTGTCAACCTTATCAAGATTCGATACAATAACAAGCCCATGTTTGTTACTGAAAATG GGTATTCTTCACTGGACTTGCAGGAGCAACGAGTTAATGAGCTAACTGATGACGTCAAGCGTATTGAATATCATTCCAAATACCTTGCTTATTTAGCCAAGTCTATAAG AGAGGGAGCAGATGTACGTGGAT attTCGCATGGTCATTTCTGGATAGTTACGAATGGTTGAAAGGCTACAAGGTGAGGTTCGGATTACACTATGTGGATAGACAAACGCTCATTCGGACACCAAAGCTTTCGGCAAGATGGTATAAGAATTTTCTGATCAACAACACTCATCTTGCCCATAAGAAAACATCAACATTATATACAGTTTCATAa
- the LOC110941647 gene encoding beta-glucosidase 45 isoform X3 has protein sequence MFLRDIELMHSLGIQAYRFSISWARILPRGRFGEVNRAGIMFYNKIIENLILKGIVPFVTIHHVDLPQELEDRYGSWLNPEMQEEFIYLAKTCFKSFGDRVKYWITINEPKLVAEHAYQTGLFPPSRCSEPFGNCLDGNSDVEPIIAMHNMLLAHGKAAKLYHEYFQPQQGGSIGITVHGYMYEPLTDSELDHQAAKRAMAFSLGWTLDPSIFGDYPEELQKYLGTNLPNFSIDEKNFMKDSIDFIGINHYSTSYAKDCTNSSCSATWNRAIKAFVEIVGERDGVPIGELTGVEGSYVVPRGMEEIVNLIKIRYNNKPMFVTENGYSSLDLQEQRVNELTDDVKRIEYHSKYLAYLAKSIREGADVRGYFAWSFLDSYEWLKGYKVRFGLHYVDRQTLIRTPKLSARWYKNFLINNTHLAHKKTSTLYTVS, from the exons ATGTTCTTG AGAGACATTGAGTTGATGCACTCCCTTGGCATACAAGCATACAGATTTTCGATATCTTGGGCTAGAATTCTTCCAA GAGGAAGGTTTGGTGAAGTTAACCGTGCAGGCATCATGTTCTATAACAAGATCATAGAAAATTTGATTCTCAAAG GAATTGTACCATTTGTGACGATTCACCATGTAGACCTTCCTCAAGAACTTGAAGACAGATATGGTTCTTGGCTAAACCCTGAAATGCA GGAAGAGTTTATATATTTAGCAAAAACATGTTTCAAATCTTTTGGAGACCGAGTGAAGTATTGGATCACCATAAATGAACCTAAATTAGTCGCAGAACATGCTTACCAAACGGGACTTTTTCCACCATCGCGTTGTTCAGAACCTTTTGGAAACTGTCTTGACGGGAATTCAGATGTCGAGCCTATCATCGCTATGCACAACATGTTGTTGGCCCATGGCAAGGCAGCCAAGCTATATCATGAATATTTCCAG CCTCAACAAGGTGGCTCAATTGGTATCACTGTTCACGGTTACATGTATGAACCACTAACGGATAGTGAACTTGATCATCAAGCTGCCAAAAGGGCAATGGCTTTTAGTTTGGGCTG GACACTTGATCCCTCCATATTTGGAGACTACCCGGAAGAACTCCAGAAATATCTTGGAACAAATTTACCAAATTTCTCCATTGATGAAAAGAATTTTATGAAGGATAGTATAGATTTTATTGGCATCAACCATTATTCAACTTCATATGCTAAGGATTGTACTAATTCTAGTTGCTCTGCGACTTGGAACCGTGCAATCAAAGCTTTTGTGGAGATAGTTGGAGAGCGTGACGGCGTGCCTATTGGTGAACTT ACAGGGGTAGAAGGATCCTATGTTGTCCCTAGAGGCATGGAAGAGATTGTCAACCTTATCAAGATTCGATACAATAACAAGCCCATGTTTGTTACTGAAAATG GGTATTCTTCACTGGACTTGCAGGAGCAACGAGTTAATGAGCTAACTGATGACGTCAAGCGTATTGAATATCATTCCAAATACCTTGCTTATTTAGCCAAGTCTATAAG AGAGGGAGCAGATGTACGTGGAT attTCGCATGGTCATTTCTGGATAGTTACGAATGGTTGAAAGGCTACAAGGTGAGGTTCGGATTACACTATGTGGATAGACAAACGCTCATTCGGACACCAAAGCTTTCGGCAAGATGGTATAAGAATTTTCTGATCAACAACACTCATCTTGCCCATAAGAAAACATCAACATTATATACAGTTTCATAa